A part of Streptomyces sp. NBC_00557 genomic DNA contains:
- a CDS encoding histidine phosphatase family protein translates to MTSRVLLVSPAMSESARQARFDDGGPLDDGGAAQSRAAAGSLPSAVRVLFSPGVRCRETAVALGLDGVPARELAGLDVGRWRGRTLGEVGAAEPDAVGRWLTDPECAPHGGESVRDLCGRVGRWLADARALDGRTLAVVEPEVVRAAVVGALGLPLSVFWRLDVPPLTVTELSGRAGRWNLRLGRPLAASEEAG, encoded by the coding sequence TTGACCAGCCGAGTCCTCCTGGTCTCCCCCGCGATGAGCGAGTCCGCGCGGCAGGCGCGTTTCGACGACGGCGGACCGCTCGACGACGGCGGCGCGGCACAGTCCCGCGCGGCGGCGGGCTCGCTGCCCTCCGCGGTGCGTGTCCTCTTCTCCCCCGGCGTGCGCTGCCGGGAGACGGCCGTGGCGCTGGGCCTCGACGGCGTGCCGGCAAGGGAGTTGGCGGGGCTCGACGTGGGGCGCTGGCGCGGCCGGACCCTGGGCGAGGTGGGGGCCGCCGAGCCGGACGCGGTGGGCCGCTGGCTCACCGACCCGGAGTGCGCACCGCACGGCGGTGAGTCCGTGCGCGACCTGTGCGGGCGCGTCGGGCGCTGGCTGGCCGACGCGCGGGCGCTGGACGGCCGTACGCTCGCCGTGGTCGAGCCGGAGGTGGTGCGGGCGGCGGTCGTGGGCGCGCTGGGGCTGCCCCTGTCCGTCTTCTGGCGCCTCGACGTACCGCCGTTGACGGTCACCGAACTCAGTGGCCGGGCCGGGCGCTGGAATCTGCGTCTGGGGCGTCCGCTCGCCGCGTCGGAGGAGGCCGGATAG
- a CDS encoding CbtA family protein, producing the protein MNSATVRNLLVRGMLAGLAAGVLALVVAYVLGEPNVDKAISFEHAHTHEHETETVSRSLQSTAGLATGVLVYGVAFGGIAALAFCFALGRVGRFGPRATALLLSACALLAVYVVPFLKYPANPPSVGDPGTIGKRTALYFLMMLLSVLLAVAATILGKRLAPSLGTWWATVVAVAAFTVVTGLAYQFLPAVNEVPKDFPATLLWRFRLSALAIQTTLWAGFGLAFGELADRLLNPRPTKATSGHAVPAAH; encoded by the coding sequence ATGAACTCCGCAACCGTACGGAACCTGCTCGTACGGGGCATGCTCGCCGGCCTCGCGGCCGGCGTGCTCGCCCTGGTCGTGGCGTACGTGCTCGGTGAGCCGAACGTCGACAAGGCGATCAGCTTCGAGCACGCTCACACGCACGAGCACGAGACGGAGACCGTCTCCCGCTCCCTGCAGTCCACCGCGGGCCTCGCCACCGGCGTCCTCGTCTACGGCGTCGCGTTCGGCGGCATCGCGGCGCTCGCCTTCTGCTTCGCCCTCGGACGGGTGGGCCGCTTCGGCCCGCGGGCCACGGCACTGCTGCTGTCGGCGTGCGCGCTGCTCGCCGTGTACGTGGTGCCGTTCCTGAAGTATCCGGCCAACCCGCCGTCGGTGGGCGACCCCGGCACCATCGGCAAGCGCACCGCCCTGTACTTCCTGATGATGCTGCTCAGCGTGCTGCTGGCGGTCGCCGCCACGATCCTGGGCAAGCGGCTCGCGCCGAGCCTGGGCACCTGGTGGGCGACCGTGGTGGCGGTGGCCGCGTTCACCGTCGTGACCGGCCTGGCCTACCAGTTCCTGCCCGCCGTCAACGAGGTACCGAAGGACTTCCCGGCCACCCTGCTGTGGCGGTTCCGGCTCTCGGCACTGGCGATCCAGACCACGCTGTGGGCCGGATTCGGCCTCGCGTTCGGCGAGTTGGCCGACCGGCTGCTGAACCCCAGGCCGACGAAGGCCACCAGCGGGCACGCGGTTCCGGCCGCACACTGA
- a CDS encoding CbtB domain-containing protein: MAQTVAQPTATTPVVPAKLPLKAIAPWAVFFGVLMLILLYFVGAEQGATSVFNGTDVHEWVHDARHLLGFPCH; this comes from the coding sequence ATGGCGCAGACCGTCGCCCAGCCGACAGCCACCACCCCCGTCGTACCCGCCAAGCTGCCGCTGAAGGCGATAGCTCCCTGGGCGGTCTTCTTCGGCGTACTCATGCTGATCCTGCTCTACTTCGTCGGCGCCGAGCAGGGCGCCACCTCCGTGTTCAACGGCACGGACGTCCACGAGTGGGTGCACGACGCCCGTCACCTGCTCGGCTTCCCCTGCCACTGA
- a CDS encoding SpoIIE family protein phosphatase gives MGATQPSRAGHDRSAAASAAPPSGLLDLLSVAAVVLNAEGQVVFWSPKAEDLFGYTAEQALGQYAAQLMVHEQHRDEVIKLFAEVMGTGTDWAGAFPIRRRDGSTRMVEFRNMRLLDDLGDVYALGLAADQSAVERVERDAALAMCLVSQSPVGLAILDPDLRYLAVNPALERITGQSAAERLGRPVGEVLTYLDTDPEGRLRHVLETGESVVDRHIVCRPPGDPDHEHAWSVSYYRLEDSGGRVLGLVYVVIDVTERHRAAAEAARARERLSLIARASTAVGTTLDVETTARELADVVVPVLADVAAVDVLDSALDGRAAPHDGPALFHTLAVSAAHPTEAVRAADPPGGLASYGGDRLITRCVRTRRPVLVPHTTREDLGRIARHGEAASLMDAAGVHSYLAVPLLARGEVLGALHLTRIRNPVPFDDADAFLASELAARAAVCIDNARGYQAQRDAALTLQRSLLPEPPSGLPGLEVACRYQPAGATSEIGGDWYDAIPLQGDRTALVVGDVMGSGIKAAATMGQLRSAARAFAELSLAPAEALHHLDHLTEVIEQTITTCIYCVYDPHTGTCEICLAGHLPPVLTRRGRAARLLDLPTGAPLGVGGVPFEAATIPFRPGDELVLYTDGLVETRSEPIDARLDTLLDTLTATRGHGVEETCDRLLQTLRSPGGEDDVALLIARALA, from the coding sequence ATGGGCGCGACGCAACCCTCCCGGGCAGGCCACGACCGGTCGGCGGCGGCTTCCGCCGCGCCGCCCAGTGGCCTGCTGGATCTGCTCAGCGTCGCCGCGGTGGTCCTGAACGCCGAGGGGCAGGTGGTCTTCTGGAGCCCGAAGGCCGAGGACCTCTTCGGCTACACCGCCGAGCAGGCGCTGGGGCAGTACGCGGCCCAGCTCATGGTCCACGAGCAGCACCGTGACGAAGTGATCAAGCTGTTCGCCGAGGTCATGGGGACGGGCACCGACTGGGCCGGGGCCTTCCCGATCCGGCGCAGGGACGGCAGCACCCGCATGGTGGAATTCCGCAACATGCGGCTGCTGGACGACCTCGGTGACGTCTACGCCCTCGGCCTCGCCGCGGACCAGAGCGCGGTGGAGCGCGTCGAGCGCGATGCCGCCCTCGCCATGTGCCTGGTGTCCCAGTCCCCGGTGGGGCTGGCCATCCTGGACCCGGACCTGCGGTACCTGGCCGTGAATCCCGCGCTCGAACGCATCACCGGTCAGTCCGCCGCCGAGCGCCTGGGCCGCCCGGTCGGGGAGGTTCTCACCTACCTGGACACCGACCCGGAGGGGCGTCTGCGTCATGTCCTGGAGACCGGCGAGTCGGTCGTGGACCGGCACATCGTCTGCCGTCCTCCCGGCGACCCGGACCACGAGCACGCCTGGTCCGTGTCGTACTACCGGCTGGAGGACTCCGGCGGGCGGGTCCTCGGCCTCGTCTACGTCGTCATCGACGTCACCGAACGCCATCGAGCCGCCGCCGAGGCGGCCCGGGCCCGGGAACGGCTGTCACTGATCGCCAGGGCCTCCACCGCCGTGGGCACGACACTGGACGTGGAGACCACCGCGCGGGAACTCGCCGACGTCGTCGTACCGGTGCTGGCCGACGTTGCGGCCGTGGACGTCCTCGACAGCGCCCTCGACGGCCGGGCGGCGCCGCACGACGGGCCGGCGCTCTTCCACACCCTCGCCGTGAGCGCGGCCCACCCCACCGAGGCCGTCCGGGCCGCGGACCCGCCCGGGGGCCTCGCCAGCTACGGCGGCGACCGGCTGATCACCCGGTGCGTGCGCACCCGCCGGCCCGTCCTGGTGCCCCACACCACCCGAGAGGATCTGGGCCGCATCGCCCGGCACGGCGAGGCCGCCTCCCTCATGGACGCGGCGGGCGTCCACTCCTACCTGGCCGTACCGCTCCTGGCCCGGGGTGAAGTCCTGGGCGCCCTCCACCTCACCCGCATCCGCAACCCCGTCCCCTTCGACGACGCCGACGCCTTCCTCGCCAGCGAGCTGGCCGCCCGCGCCGCGGTCTGCATCGACAACGCCCGCGGATACCAGGCCCAGCGCGACGCGGCCCTGACCCTCCAGCGCAGCCTGCTCCCCGAGCCCCCCTCGGGCCTGCCCGGCCTGGAGGTCGCCTGCCGCTACCAGCCGGCCGGCGCCACGAGCGAGATCGGCGGCGACTGGTACGACGCCATCCCGCTGCAGGGCGACCGCACCGCCCTGGTCGTCGGGGACGTCATGGGCAGCGGCATCAAGGCCGCCGCCACCATGGGCCAACTGCGCAGCGCCGCCCGCGCGTTCGCCGAACTCTCGCTCGCCCCCGCCGAGGCCCTGCACCACCTGGACCATCTGACCGAGGTGATCGAGCAGACCATCACCACCTGCATCTACTGCGTCTACGACCCCCACACGGGCACCTGCGAGATCTGCCTCGCCGGCCACCTGCCCCCCGTCCTGACCCGGCGCGGCCGGGCGGCGCGGCTGCTCGACCTGCCCACCGGCGCGCCGCTCGGCGTCGGCGGGGTGCCCTTCGAGGCGGCCACCATCCCCTTCCGGCCCGGCGACGAACTGGTCCTCTACACCGACGGCCTGGTCGAGACCCGGAGCGAGCCCATCGACGCCCGCCTGGACACCCTCCTCGACACCCTCACCGCGACCCGCGGCCACGGTGTCGAGGAGACCTGCGACCGGCTCCTGCAGACGCTGCGCTCGCCCGGTGGCGAGGACGACGTCGCCTTGCTCATCGCCCGCGCCCTGGCCTGA
- a CDS encoding PP2C family protein-serine/threonine phosphatase gives MKRFLAAERALRTAAPHDLLDAVRVVLIEQYGAEDAELLMADYGLTVLQPLSPRALQPVSVHNSPAGRAFGSQKPYCEEGRDGRARLHLPVTVRGDRLGVLSVTLPGGEAVRRWEPELAEIAEVLGHELIVAERDTDVYLQARRKERLTLAAEMQWQLLPGRSCSRPEYELGAQLEPAYAIFGDNFDWSATADHLMLYVTNGMGEGIEASLLTNLAINALRNARRAGISIADQAALADQAVYAHYQGRCYLSVLMFDFDLATGRASVVDAGSPQMLRLRGGTVERVTFDAQLPLGMFEETDYVAQDFQVEPGDRLVFVSDGVHAVASPKGETYGDAALARAIQATRLLPAAEVPRAILRELTGHRGKPVPDDDALVVCLDWRGRKPGGGPVPLG, from the coding sequence GTGAAAAGATTCCTTGCCGCTGAACGCGCTCTGCGCACGGCGGCTCCCCACGACCTGCTCGACGCCGTGCGCGTCGTACTGATCGAGCAGTACGGCGCGGAAGACGCCGAGCTGTTGATGGCCGACTACGGCCTGACGGTGCTTCAGCCGTTGTCGCCCCGCGCGCTTCAGCCGGTGTCGGTGCACAACAGCCCGGCCGGCCGCGCCTTCGGCTCGCAGAAGCCGTACTGCGAGGAGGGCCGGGACGGGCGGGCCCGCCTGCACCTGCCGGTGACCGTGCGCGGCGACCGGCTCGGCGTGCTGTCCGTGACCCTGCCCGGGGGCGAGGCGGTGCGCCGCTGGGAGCCCGAACTGGCCGAGATCGCCGAGGTGCTGGGGCACGAGCTGATCGTGGCCGAGCGCGACACCGACGTGTATCTGCAGGCGCGGCGCAAGGAGCGGCTCACCCTGGCCGCCGAGATGCAGTGGCAGCTGCTGCCCGGCCGCTCCTGCTCCCGCCCCGAGTACGAACTGGGCGCTCAACTGGAGCCGGCGTACGCCATCTTCGGCGACAACTTCGACTGGTCCGCGACGGCGGACCATCTGATGCTCTACGTCACCAACGGCATGGGCGAGGGCATAGAGGCCTCCCTGCTGACCAACCTGGCCATCAACGCCCTGCGCAACGCGCGGCGCGCCGGCATCTCCATCGCCGACCAGGCGGCCCTCGCCGACCAGGCCGTGTACGCGCACTACCAGGGGCGCTGCTACCTGTCCGTGCTCATGTTCGACTTCGACCTCGCCACCGGCCGGGCCAGCGTCGTGGACGCGGGCTCGCCCCAGATGCTGCGGCTGCGGGGCGGCACGGTGGAACGCGTCACCTTCGACGCCCAGCTTCCGTTGGGCATGTTCGAGGAGACCGACTATGTGGCCCAGGACTTCCAGGTCGAGCCCGGCGACCGGCTCGTCTTCGTCAGCGACGGCGTGCACGCCGTGGCCTCGCCCAAGGGCGAGACGTACGGGGACGCCGCGCTGGCCCGCGCCATCCAGGCCACCCGGCTGCTGCCCGCCGCCGAGGTGCCGCGCGCCATCCTGCGCGAGCTGACCGGGCACCGCGGCAAGCCGGTGCCGGACGACGACGCCCTGGTGGTGTGTCTGGACTGGCGGGGCAGGAAGCCGGGCGGCGGACCGGTGCCGCTGGGCTGA
- a CDS encoding MarR family transcriptional regulator: MTTKAVELLEVVWGRASTAPTSASQLRVLHILEHHDGINLRTLAESLASTPPSTSRLCDRLVAAGFVERVVSAEDRREVRLHLSGRGRAFLADLRTRRERELRKVLADMPAVKRIALLEGLEAFCATAATQIHEDTTDPSSQTA, encoded by the coding sequence GTGACCACCAAGGCCGTCGAGCTGCTGGAGGTCGTGTGGGGCCGGGCCTCCACCGCGCCCACCTCCGCGTCCCAGCTTCGGGTGCTGCACATCCTCGAGCACCACGACGGCATCAACCTGCGCACGCTCGCCGAGAGCCTCGCCTCGACCCCGCCGTCCACGAGCCGGTTGTGCGACCGGCTCGTCGCCGCCGGGTTCGTCGAGCGGGTGGTGAGCGCGGAGGACCGGCGCGAAGTGCGGCTGCACCTCAGCGGCCGAGGCCGCGCCTTCCTCGCCGACCTGCGCACCCGCCGCGAGCGGGAGCTGCGGAAAGTGCTGGCGGATATGCCCGCCGTCAAGCGGATCGCGCTGCTGGAGGGGCTCGAGGCGTTCTGCGCCACAGCGGCGACGCAGATACACGAGGACACCACGGATCCCAGCAGCCAGACCGCCTGA